Within Ictalurus furcatus strain D&B chromosome 3, Billie_1.0, whole genome shotgun sequence, the genomic segment TCTACACCATTTTGTGAGCTGGTTAACCTCCTCCCTGTAAACTGACtcattgttgctgatgaggcCCACAACTGCAGTGTCATCAACAAACTTGATGTGATTAGAACTGAACTTAGCAGCACAGTCATGGGTCAGCATGGTAAACAGCAGTGGagtgagcacacagccctggggggcaCCTGCGTTCAGTATGATGATACCAATAAAGGCAATGGTaacggttttaatggttagctgatggtttgtaatggtatttgtagtggaaattaaattttttgtgatggtttctactgttttttctttcagcagggCACTTACAAACTTTTAGTTTAAAAGATGCATAATAATAAGGATAGCCTTTCTGAGGCATGCTATTTTAAAAGGAGGAGGTTGAATCAATAACGTGGACAATTCCTCAAAATAATGATTAGAACATAGGGCTGGGTAAAAAATATAGATTCTCCACGCGCGTGCTTTACCTGAGAcgatgtgaatattatctgtagtCCGCCTttcgtcctgaagatgtcgccatctttcatgttttcattttgaaaacggttttatttcttaaacatgttttaagttgttaatgaatttcactcttgcacatttacaatgtttttattttttctacagTATTGTGCAGTGCGCAGTTTGTTCTTAACTTGTGTGCATTgcatgcacatatttatgatttcttgttacaatggtTGTTACTCAGAAGTAAAAGTAAACAGTAATGAAACAATTGAGTGGGGCCCattgttaaagtaaatgtgtatttcagtaatatagctaagtaggagggtttcagttaccagcatttatattaaaacatggattccatgtctgcaaaacattttaaatgacatactgataactaatcgatattgaatcgaaaccatataaataagaatcgaatCGTCAGATTGGTCGCAATACCCAGCCCTAGTAGAACATCTAACTAGTGTTAAGCATAAATGACATAAATATGAATCTAAGTACAAgtttaaaatacaatattacAACAGCATGTTAGACACGGTTAGCTGTAGGTTACCTCTATTCTTTCCTGCACCTCCTGCAGTTGATCGGCATGTGTTGCCTCGTCGTTTTGCTCCAGCGGTGTGTTGGGAACTCCATCAGGCTCCTGGTTCAGTGGTTGATAATAATAACCCGCGctgtcctcctcttcctcccccGGGGCTCCGTCCTCCTCCTCGCCGTCCTCACCGCTCCACTCATCAGCCGCGGGCTCCGACACTCGCTCCTGTCCCAGCTCCTCCTCCGAGCTCGGCAACACTCTTTCAGGACCCATCCCCCGGGTCCTCTCCACTTCCATCCACGGGTTCAAAGCGGTCTCTGCGGCCGGTAAACAATTATGAAGAAACACAGCACACTTAAACCAGCTGCTATGGAAAACAGCAAGAGTACAACTCCAATCACCTAATGCAGTGAAACAGCATCGAAATTCAAGATAACCGCTTGATTTATATGACTTTATACCTGTATCAACGGTGTGCACAGTCGTCACTCGTGTCGCCTATTTTTACTCTCGTAGATATTTAATTTATAGCTATAAACAAACACGTAAGGACCAAGTTGAAGCTTAAAATGTAGAATTTTCTTCCGCACGGAAGCGGAAATGCGTAAGAATTACGTAGACATGACGCCTATTCGTTACGCCGAccgaaaaaaaaattaataatgaacGCTCCGATCAGAGATTTTAATAATCACCATGCAGTTTGATATATCGATATTACTGTTTAcacatattttgtaatgaaaggATTCCAGCAAACAGCTGTTTATACTTTGTAACGTGGCGCGATGGCGTTAAttgccaccagggggcgctcATCAACAAACCTGAAAGGCGGAGACTTGTGTGGGAAGAGCTGCATCTGTACAGAAAGCGCTACATTTTCGTTAAAAGTCGATCATTTGCTGCCCTTTTTGTTAAAACTCCACGcgatgaatatatatttttgtggcAGTACCAGGGGAGGAAGGCAGGATGTGAAGATTTATCAAAAAATTGTAAAGAAATTGCAGACCTATGGACAAGTATTGAGCCACGATGATGTATCTGAGAAAGGTAAACACAGCTTCCTGAAGGTTAACTGTTACACTGCAAGGACCTAGAAGCTTTCACTATTTGTTCATAGCCAATTATGGTGCATCGTACACTGGTTATAATTATGAGTCATAGGAGTAGACACAAATCCATC encodes:
- the mea1 gene encoding male-enhanced antigen 1, coding for MEVERTRGMGPERVLPSSEEELGQERVSEPAADEWSGEDGEEEDGAPGEEEEDSAGYYYQPLNQEPDGVPNTPLEQNDEATHADQLQEVQERIEAMGLFLPQPPAPDSDEEEDPDGAAAHRSHASIPMDPDHVELVKRTMAAVNLPSLGIPAWAREISDDQWKDMVQKTLQSRQSSAGLLLQHK